Proteins co-encoded in one Christiangramia fulva genomic window:
- a CDS encoding GxxExxY protein, with amino-acid sequence MIKNEYKYSELTGKIIGAAMEVHKHLGNGFQEVIYQRALSIELNMQDLAHEREKEMDLSYKGFPIGQRRVDFFVDEKIMVEIKAVKELEDVHLAQAINYLEAYGMEIGLLINFGNTSLQFKRVMKPKNQSQSQNQKKS; translated from the coding sequence ATGATTAAGAATGAATATAAATATTCTGAATTAACAGGCAAAATAATAGGTGCCGCAATGGAAGTGCATAAGCATTTGGGTAATGGTTTTCAGGAGGTGATCTATCAACGTGCCCTAAGTATTGAACTCAATATGCAGGACCTGGCACACGAGCGGGAAAAAGAAATGGATCTCTCTTATAAAGGCTTCCCTATAGGTCAGCGACGAGTTGACTTCTTTGTAGATGAAAAAATAATGGTAGAAATAAAGGCGGTAAAAGAATTGGAAGATGTTCACCTGGCACAAGCCATCAATTATTTGGAAGCCTACGGAATGGAAATCGGCCTATTAATAAATTTTGGAAATACATCGCTGCAATTCAAACGAGTTATGAAACCAAAGAATCAAAGTCAATCCCAAAATCAAAAAAAATCATAG
- a CDS encoding DUF262 domain-containing protein has translation MSRKRSMQENSIEEIIEKYNLIVPEIQREYVWGSNPNNILETFVKDIKEGYSGDVKSKKSSDEELKILNRLLENAPDHTKDSVKQMINELGSSSRPMNIGFLYSYRPDYYVYNDNNEDLYLIDGQQRFTSLFLILFYLSLKEDRKNDFKEMFRFDAASEQMSFDYRVRSLTHNFFIDLISKTETTDDLINLSQKNWFLSNYRNDTTVKSIVGNDEETSESLMTGTFPILHKYFKDEKEKYYDYVKNKIKFWHFKTEETTQGEELYITMNSRGQQLADNENIRAKLFELEKVKRKQLDWSEKWEQWQDFFWINRDKKFNRTSADKGFNEFLRWISIIEMIIDEKGLDDKLAEKTSLKELLKVDGNIQLSIQYLEIEKIESYFHTIKFLFEEFSSELDSIKNKYNSYNNFTLLDKKWLSPREISLNQNQLFRLLPVIHYVHLRIVQEKTIDKLSLFRLIRFFYNLRLNETVSKTPDIQIINAINLVTLLGNNNDITSLLTTEGISKSLLNDEEKNKLTYYKEISDREDLENLFWEAEDMQINKGEISHLIMLSEKIASSIEKDFSSLLFGLVLKSYKELINNEEKIWGNFLNTTIYTASNDRIQFQGRWHVNISFLTHVLERFLNPKVSLDKFYAIKQKEFLSNYRTVDELLEETDSKKQLYIYFILETRIVNKWFWNGNFNFGNYQNAEEKTVRSIFKTNKIYQKYNHQWRYSFGYNRDNGIWSQHSQEFKTTHLEKLLQWGKSKPTMVKLEEQN, from the coding sequence ATGAGTAGAAAGAGATCAATGCAGGAAAATTCAATTGAAGAAATTATTGAAAAATACAATCTTATTGTACCAGAGATTCAGCGAGAATATGTATGGGGATCTAATCCAAATAATATACTCGAAACATTTGTTAAGGACATAAAAGAAGGATACTCCGGAGATGTGAAATCAAAAAAGTCTTCAGATGAAGAGTTGAAAATTTTGAACCGGTTATTGGAGAACGCCCCTGACCATACTAAGGATTCGGTAAAACAAATGATAAACGAATTGGGAAGTTCCTCCCGGCCTATGAACATTGGATTTCTTTATTCTTATCGACCAGACTACTATGTTTATAATGATAATAATGAAGATCTTTATCTAATTGACGGTCAGCAGAGATTTACTTCTCTATTTCTCATCTTATTTTATTTATCCTTAAAAGAAGATAGGAAAAATGACTTTAAGGAAATGTTTCGATTTGATGCAGCCTCTGAACAAATGTCTTTTGATTACCGGGTAAGATCACTAACACATAACTTTTTTATTGACTTAATCTCAAAAACGGAGACAACAGATGACTTAATTAACCTTTCTCAAAAAAATTGGTTCTTATCAAACTATAGAAATGATACTACAGTAAAGTCTATAGTAGGTAATGACGAGGAGACAAGTGAATCACTAATGACGGGAACTTTTCCTATCCTTCACAAGTACTTTAAGGATGAAAAGGAAAAATACTATGATTATGTCAAAAACAAAATCAAATTTTGGCATTTTAAAACGGAGGAAACAACTCAAGGTGAAGAGCTCTACATCACAATGAATTCAAGAGGTCAGCAATTAGCTGACAATGAAAATATTAGAGCTAAGCTTTTTGAGCTTGAAAAAGTCAAGAGAAAGCAATTAGACTGGAGTGAAAAGTGGGAACAATGGCAGGATTTCTTTTGGATAAATAGAGATAAAAAATTTAATAGAACATCAGCCGATAAGGGTTTCAACGAGTTCCTTAGGTGGATTTCAATTATTGAAATGATAATTGATGAGAAAGGTCTGGATGATAAATTGGCAGAAAAAACCTCCCTCAAAGAGTTATTAAAAGTAGATGGAAATATACAGTTGTCAATTCAATATCTGGAAATAGAAAAAATTGAAAGTTATTTTCATACAATTAAATTCCTTTTCGAAGAATTTTCCTCTGAATTAGATTCTATAAAAAATAAGTATAATTCTTATAACAACTTTACTTTACTTGATAAGAAATGGCTTTCCCCAAGGGAAATTAGTCTTAATCAAAATCAATTATTCCGGTTGCTGCCCGTAATTCACTATGTCCACCTCCGAATAGTGCAGGAAAAGACAATCGATAAACTGTCACTTTTTAGACTCATTCGCTTTTTCTATAATTTGAGACTGAACGAAACAGTATCTAAAACACCTGATATTCAAATAATAAACGCTATTAATCTAGTCACTCTCTTAGGCAATAACAACGACATCACTTCCTTACTGACAACAGAAGGCATTTCTAAATCCCTTCTGAATGATGAGGAGAAAAACAAGTTGACCTATTATAAAGAGATAAGTGATAGAGAAGATCTGGAAAACCTTTTTTGGGAAGCAGAAGATATGCAGATAAATAAAGGTGAAATTTCTCATTTGATAATGTTGAGCGAAAAAATTGCTAGTTCAATTGAAAAAGATTTTTCCTCTCTCCTTTTTGGATTAGTGCTAAAATCATATAAAGAACTAATCAATAATGAAGAAAAAATTTGGGGAAATTTCCTCAATACCACGATTTATACAGCTTCTAATGATCGGATTCAATTTCAAGGCCGTTGGCATGTGAATATTTCTTTTTTAACTCACGTGCTTGAGCGATTCTTAAACCCTAAAGTAAGTCTCGATAAATTTTACGCAATAAAACAAAAAGAATTTCTTAGTAATTATCGAACTGTTGATGAGTTGCTTGAGGAGACAGATTCAAAAAAGCAGTTGTACATTTATTTCATATTAGAAACTAGAATAGTGAACAAGTGGTTCTGGAATGGGAACTTTAACTTTGGAAACTATCAAAATGCTGAGGAGAAAACTGTAAGGAGTATTTTTAAAACCAACAAAATTTATCAAAAATACAACCATCAATGGCGATACAGCTTTGGATATAATAGAGATAATGGAATATGGTCACAGCATAGTCAAGAATTCAAAACTACCCACTTAGAGAAACTTTTACAATGGGGAAAATCTAAACCTACTATGGTAAAACTGGAAGAACAAAATTAA
- a CDS encoding GmrSD restriction endonuclease domain-containing protein: MSTFHENYTREEYIQKMDSFIETQISEFKINSIGNLVLLYASLNRSISNNTYSIKRARIIQYFNKGHFIQPHTFQVFVRYFNNTENENRDLEHWTKNDIEANALRISLEIKKFLTPKTT, from the coding sequence TTGAGCACTTTTCACGAAAATTATACCAGGGAAGAATATATTCAAAAGATGGATTCTTTTATCGAAACACAAATTTCAGAATTTAAAATAAATTCCATAGGAAATCTTGTCTTACTATATGCCTCCCTCAATAGGAGCATTAGCAATAATACCTACTCAATAAAAAGAGCTAGAATTATTCAATACTTTAATAAAGGCCATTTTATACAACCTCACACATTTCAAGTTTTTGTAAGGTACTTTAATAATACCGAAAACGAAAATAGGGATCTTGAACATTGGACAAAAAATGATATTGAAGCTAATGCATTACGAATCTCACTTGAAATTAAAAAATTCCTAACTCCTAAAACAACATGA
- a CDS encoding restriction endonuclease subunit S encodes MEAVKEKVRLQRYPAYKDSGVEWLGEIPEHWKLLRGNYVFDIINDRSPKGEEDLLSVSEHDGVKLRSESNVNMFMAESYVGYKMCQKGDLVINSLWAWSRGLGISKYNGIVSTAYSVYRPDHSNYDKDYLNYLLRIEKYVAQYVIASKGIWISRLQLSDWSFLRLPILSPPKQEQTAIATFLNEKCCKIDTAIAQKEKLIQLLKERKQIIIQNAVTKGLDPDVKMKDSGVEWIGEIPEHWEVNKLKKFITGLESGVSVNASESETASLDEIGVLKTSCVYGYAFKASENKKVFQSDLSRVKCPVRKGAIIISRMNAPDLVGASGLVKDDFPNLFLPDRLWQTVYSKTIDFDAKWLSQNLISIGFRGCVTAIATGSSPSMKNISKGDLLNLSIATPPIEEQRAITKHIEEKSKRIKHSISLNLQQIERLKEYKSSLIDAAVTGKIKVPNYDLK; translated from the coding sequence ATGGAAGCAGTTAAAGAAAAAGTACGGCTACAAAGATATCCTGCCTATAAAGATTCCGGAGTGGAATGGCTGGGAGAGATTCCGGAGCATTGGAAACTGTTGAGAGGAAATTACGTCTTCGACATAATCAATGATCGATCTCCCAAAGGTGAAGAAGATTTGTTATCTGTTTCTGAACACGACGGGGTTAAACTTCGTTCAGAGTCTAATGTCAATATGTTTATGGCCGAATCTTATGTTGGCTATAAAATGTGTCAAAAAGGTGACTTAGTCATTAATAGTCTTTGGGCTTGGAGCAGAGGATTGGGAATTTCAAAATACAATGGAATCGTCAGTACCGCTTACAGTGTGTACAGGCCAGACCATAGTAATTATGATAAAGATTATCTAAATTACCTTTTACGTATTGAAAAATATGTTGCTCAATATGTAATTGCTTCTAAAGGAATTTGGATTTCAAGACTTCAACTTTCCGATTGGTCTTTTTTACGTCTGCCGATTCTTTCGCCACCAAAACAAGAACAAACCGCCATTGCCACTTTCCTGAATGAAAAATGCTGCAAGATCGACACCGCCATCGCGCAAAAGGAAAAATTGATCCAGCTGCTCAAAGAGCGCAAGCAGATCATCATCCAGAATGCCGTGACCAAAGGTTTAGATCCTGACGTCAAGATGAAAGACTCCGGTGTGGAATGGATCGGGGAGATCCCGGAGCATTGGGAGGTGAATAAGCTAAAAAAGTTTATTACAGGACTGGAATCTGGGGTAAGCGTTAATGCTTCTGAATCAGAAACAGCCAGTCTTGATGAAATTGGAGTATTAAAGACAAGTTGTGTCTATGGATATGCTTTTAAAGCTTCGGAAAATAAAAAAGTATTTCAATCAGATCTAAGTCGTGTAAAATGTCCTGTTAGAAAAGGTGCCATAATTATTAGCCGAATGAATGCACCTGATTTAGTTGGAGCTTCCGGTTTAGTTAAAGATGATTTCCCTAATCTGTTTTTACCTGATAGACTTTGGCAAACGGTTTATAGTAAAACCATTGATTTTGATGCAAAATGGTTAAGTCAAAATTTAATAAGTATAGGTTTTAGAGGCTGCGTTACTGCCATAGCTACAGGTTCAAGTCCAAGTATGAAAAATATTTCAAAAGGAGATCTCCTAAACTTGTCAATAGCCACACCACCAATAGAAGAACAACGAGCAATTACTAAGCACATTGAAGAAAAATCTAAAAGAATTAAACATTCAATAAGCCTTAACCTACAGCAAATTGAAAGATTAAAAGAATATAAGAGCAGTTTAATAGACGCGGCGGTGACGGGGAAGATAAAAGTCCCGAACTATGATTTAAAATGA
- a CDS encoding DUF262 domain-containing protein gives MSQLLYTVKEVFSDEEYLKDHGKEYYNIPLYQRGYKWEEKHVTKLLDDIDNFQIGDKKFYCLQNITIVPQDNFFNIVDGQQRLTTLTILLAYLQEKKLVNDKIRFPNNSIRKETNRFLNEVITKEGKTFPEADWEEFIKNSGSFDHQDIYHIFHIHKAIEDWFETKENHLSFSQSKFKSKLLESVKLIINQIDDSTKSEEKIFGNLNSKRVPLDGADLVRAMLITRVAHEEGKREADIKNIVRVNERRVKIGWELDQINNWWSQDKIKNYFTRFFGITSENIGVGKKLFDEEKYPINILYLLFAEKRKEEKLSLELVEKHNNDALGLYKELIKLHSTLQDWYQDRQIYHLLGFLFAHKTKKDFNFGKLWALWSSSVTRRDFIKKLKEKIKDNFLVDGEIIDFNDQDTNWYEEEPTKLVQALVLMDIIHSIKENQSFLPASAFTKASNDIEHIFPQNPQKVEDKKAYITFLNQHGGCKINSV, from the coding sequence ATGAGTCAATTATTATATACAGTTAAAGAAGTTTTCTCGGATGAAGAGTATCTTAAGGATCATGGAAAAGAATACTACAACATTCCATTGTATCAAAGAGGTTACAAGTGGGAAGAGAAACATGTCACGAAACTTTTGGACGACATAGACAATTTCCAAATAGGAGACAAAAAATTTTATTGCCTTCAAAATATTACGATTGTACCTCAAGACAACTTTTTTAATATTGTTGATGGTCAGCAACGCTTGACCACATTAACAATATTATTAGCTTACCTACAGGAAAAAAAATTAGTAAATGATAAGATTAGATTTCCCAACAATTCTATCCGAAAAGAAACCAATAGGTTTTTGAATGAAGTAATTACTAAGGAAGGAAAAACCTTTCCTGAAGCAGATTGGGAGGAATTTATAAAGAATTCAGGAAGTTTTGATCACCAAGACATATATCATATTTTTCATATTCACAAGGCTATAGAGGACTGGTTTGAAACCAAAGAAAATCACCTTTCCTTCTCTCAAAGTAAATTCAAATCAAAGCTTCTTGAAAGTGTAAAACTAATCATCAACCAGATCGATGACTCAACAAAAAGTGAGGAAAAGATCTTTGGTAACTTAAACTCAAAACGAGTGCCTCTTGATGGTGCAGATCTCGTACGGGCTATGCTTATCACAAGAGTTGCTCATGAAGAAGGAAAACGGGAAGCCGACATTAAAAACATTGTGAGAGTTAATGAAAGAAGAGTTAAAATAGGTTGGGAACTTGATCAGATTAATAATTGGTGGTCTCAGGATAAAATAAAAAACTATTTTACCCGATTCTTTGGTATAACTTCAGAAAATATTGGTGTAGGGAAAAAGCTATTTGACGAAGAAAAATATCCTATAAATATTCTCTACTTGCTGTTTGCAGAAAAGAGAAAGGAGGAAAAACTTTCGTTAGAACTAGTAGAAAAGCATAATAATGATGCCTTAGGGTTATATAAAGAATTAATAAAACTTCATAGTACTTTACAAGACTGGTATCAGGACCGACAGATTTATCATCTCCTAGGATTTTTATTTGCTCATAAAACAAAAAAAGATTTCAATTTTGGAAAATTATGGGCTCTTTGGTCTTCGAGCGTCACACGACGTGACTTCATAAAAAAATTAAAAGAAAAAATTAAGGATAATTTTCTTGTTGATGGAGAAATTATAGACTTTAATGATCAAGACACTAACTGGTATGAAGAAGAACCAACCAAACTAGTCCAGGCTTTAGTACTAATGGATATTATTCATTCCATTAAGGAAAATCAATCATTCTTGCCCGCATCAGCCTTTACAAAAGCATCTAATGACATTGAACACATTTTTCCTCAGAATCCACAAAAGGTCGAGGATAAGAAAGCTTATATCACTTTTTTAAATCAACATGGAGGGTGTAAAATAAACTCTGTCTGA
- a CDS encoding GxxExxY protein translates to MIKNEYKYSELTGKIIGAAMEVHKHLGNGFQEVIYQRALSIELNMQDLAHEREKEMDLSYKGFPIGQRRVDFFVDEKIMVEIKAVKELEDVHLAQAINYLEAYGMEIGLLINFGNTSLQFKRVMKPKNHSRSQNQNKS, encoded by the coding sequence ATGATTAAGAATGAATATAAATATTCTGAATTAACAGGCAAAATCATAGGTGCCGCAATGGAAGTACATAAGCATTTGGGCAATGGTTTTCAGGAGGTGATCTATCAACGTGCCCTAAGTATTGAACTCAATATGCAGGACCTGGCACACGAGCGGGAAAAAGAAATGGATCTCTCTTATAAAGGCTTCCCTATAGGTCAGCGACGAGTTGACTTTTTTGTAGATGAAAAAATAATGGTAGAAATAAAGGCGGTAAAAGAATTGGAAGATGTTCACCTGGCACAAGCCATCAATTATTTGGAAGCCTACGGAATGGAAATCGGCCTATTAATAAATTTCGGAAACACCTCGCTGCAATTCAAACGAGTTATGAAACCAAAGAATCACAGTCGCTCACAAAATCAAAATAAATCATAG
- a CDS encoding type I restriction endonuclease subunit R, which produces MPTQTNEQALEAAIQEKLSGFTLEEIKEKDPAANVAEESEQYRSGNGYYIGDPSDFNARYAVDTRRFWTFLQETQNEELEKLQRHGDWKLKILERLDRLIKKYGVLRLLKKGLDVDDAHFTLFYQPPLASSSPRVKKLFESNEFSATRQLRYSLENPREEIDMVLFINGLPIATLELKNHWTGQNAKVHGQNQYKFKRDPKQPLLNFGRCLVHFTADTDEVYMTTKLSGGSTYFLPFNKGNNHGKGNPPNPFGHKTAYLWEEVLTRHSLANIIQHFVRLDGKAKDPLNKRTLFFPRYHQMDVVRKIVSHASQNGVGHKYLIQHSAGSGKSNSITWAAFQLIETYPEKEGLPGSKSVEQPLFDSVIVVTDRRLLDKQIRENIKEFSEVKNIVAPAYSSKELRDSLESGKKVIITTIQKFPFIVDGIADLADKRFAVIIDEAHSSQSGSAHDNMNRAMGQQQEEEEEDAQDKILKAMQSRKMRGNASYMAFTATPKNTTLEKFGVKQEDGSFKPFHLYSMKQAIEEGFILDVLANYTTYKSYYELEKSIEENPLFDTAKAQKKLKAYVEKDQRTINTKAEIMIDHFIPNIYNTKKLKGKAKGMVVTQSIESAIRYYKAIKRILKDKGDPFGVLVSFSGKKTVDGIEYTEETINDLPAHLDTAKSSDPGYISDKLARYFDMPEYKLLVVANKYLTGFDQPKLTAMYVDKKLQGVLAVQALSRLNRSTNSLGKKTEDLFILDFFNSTDDIKNSFDPFYTATSLSQATDINVLHELKDSLGDTGVYEWSEALDFTTKYLNKVDAQELSYIIDVPAERFNEGLGLEDEDKADFKIKAKQFVKIYGQVASIMPYEVMDWEILFWFLKFLIPKLVVKDPEADKLDELLESVDLSTYGLERVKLNERIGLDDSETEVDPQNPNPRGAHGPEKEEDPLELIIKSFNERWFQGWEATPDEQRVKFVQLSKHIQQHPDFQTKVADNQDQQNSDLALRKILEEVMRKQRKNELDLYRLFAKDEAFNQAFFDTMKRMVSGNQQQNL; this is translated from the coding sequence ATGCCAACCCAAACCAACGAACAAGCACTAGAAGCCGCAATTCAGGAAAAACTTTCGGGGTTCACCCTGGAAGAGATCAAAGAGAAAGATCCTGCCGCCAATGTAGCGGAGGAGTCGGAGCAGTATCGCTCCGGCAACGGTTACTATATTGGAGATCCCTCTGATTTTAATGCTCGTTACGCGGTTGACACCCGCAGGTTCTGGACCTTTTTACAGGAGACCCAAAACGAGGAACTGGAAAAGCTGCAAAGGCATGGCGACTGGAAATTAAAGATCCTGGAGCGGCTGGACAGGCTCATTAAAAAGTACGGGGTTCTTCGCCTGTTAAAGAAAGGTTTGGATGTAGATGACGCGCATTTCACGTTGTTCTATCAGCCACCCCTGGCCAGCAGCAGTCCGCGGGTAAAGAAGCTTTTCGAAAGCAACGAATTCAGCGCCACCAGGCAGCTTAGGTATTCCTTAGAGAATCCGCGGGAAGAGATCGATATGGTGCTCTTCATTAACGGACTTCCCATTGCCACCCTGGAATTAAAAAACCATTGGACAGGACAGAATGCGAAGGTTCATGGGCAGAACCAGTACAAGTTCAAAAGAGATCCAAAGCAGCCGTTGTTAAACTTCGGGCGTTGCCTGGTGCACTTCACAGCAGATACCGATGAAGTGTATATGACCACCAAGCTCAGCGGAGGAAGCACATATTTCTTACCCTTCAATAAAGGCAATAATCACGGCAAAGGAAATCCGCCAAACCCCTTCGGTCATAAGACCGCTTATCTATGGGAAGAGGTGCTAACCCGGCACAGTCTGGCCAACATCATTCAGCATTTTGTAAGGCTGGATGGAAAAGCAAAAGATCCGCTTAACAAGCGAACTTTGTTCTTTCCGCGTTACCACCAGATGGACGTGGTGCGAAAAATCGTCAGCCATGCCTCTCAAAATGGCGTCGGCCATAAATATTTGATCCAGCATTCCGCAGGCTCGGGGAAATCCAATTCCATCACATGGGCTGCATTTCAGCTGATAGAAACTTATCCGGAGAAAGAAGGGCTTCCGGGAAGCAAAAGCGTGGAGCAACCTTTGTTTGATTCCGTCATTGTGGTAACAGACCGGCGCCTGCTGGATAAGCAGATCCGGGAGAACATCAAAGAGTTTTCCGAAGTAAAAAATATCGTTGCCCCCGCCTATTCTTCTAAGGAATTAAGAGACAGCCTGGAAAGCGGGAAGAAAGTGATCATTACCACCATTCAGAAATTTCCGTTCATCGTGGATGGCATTGCAGACCTGGCAGATAAACGCTTTGCGGTAATTATTGATGAGGCACACAGTTCCCAGAGCGGCTCGGCTCACGACAATATGAACCGGGCGATGGGACAGCAACAGGAAGAGGAGGAAGAAGATGCGCAGGACAAGATCCTGAAGGCAATGCAGTCCCGTAAGATGCGAGGCAATGCTTCTTATATGGCATTTACCGCTACGCCCAAGAACACTACCCTGGAGAAGTTTGGGGTAAAACAGGAAGATGGTTCTTTTAAGCCTTTCCATCTGTATTCGATGAAACAGGCTATAGAAGAAGGCTTTATCCTGGATGTGCTGGCGAATTACACCACCTACAAAAGCTATTACGAGCTGGAAAAATCCATCGAGGAAAATCCCCTTTTTGACACCGCAAAAGCGCAGAAGAAATTAAAAGCCTATGTAGAAAAGGACCAGCGCACGATCAATACCAAGGCCGAGATCATGATCGATCATTTCATCCCGAATATCTATAACACCAAAAAGTTGAAGGGGAAGGCCAAGGGAATGGTGGTGACGCAGAGTATTGAGTCGGCCATCCGCTACTATAAAGCCATAAAGAGAATCTTGAAAGATAAGGGAGATCCTTTTGGAGTACTGGTATCCTTTTCAGGAAAGAAGACAGTAGACGGGATAGAATATACTGAGGAGACCATTAATGATCTGCCGGCACATTTGGACACTGCAAAAAGTTCAGATCCGGGCTACATCAGCGACAAACTCGCCCGCTACTTTGATATGCCGGAATATAAGCTCCTGGTGGTGGCCAATAAATACCTCACCGGATTCGATCAGCCAAAGTTGACAGCTATGTATGTCGACAAAAAGCTGCAGGGCGTATTGGCGGTTCAGGCATTGAGCAGATTGAACAGAAGCACCAATTCTTTAGGCAAGAAAACCGAGGATCTTTTTATCCTGGACTTCTTCAACAGCACCGATGACATCAAAAATTCTTTTGATCCTTTCTACACCGCCACCTCTTTGAGCCAGGCAACCGACATCAACGTGCTGCACGAATTAAAAGATTCCTTGGGAGACACCGGAGTGTATGAATGGAGCGAGGCGCTTGATTTCACCACAAAATATTTGAATAAAGTAGATGCTCAGGAACTAAGTTACATCATTGATGTTCCGGCAGAACGTTTTAATGAAGGTCTGGGCCTGGAAGATGAGGACAAAGCCGATTTCAAGATCAAGGCAAAACAATTTGTAAAGATCTATGGACAGGTCGCTTCCATTATGCCTTATGAGGTAATGGACTGGGAGATCCTGTTCTGGTTCCTCAAATTCCTGATCCCTAAACTGGTCGTAAAAGATCCCGAAGCAGATAAACTTGACGAACTTTTAGAATCGGTGGATCTCTCCACCTACGGCCTGGAGCGGGTGAAACTGAATGAGAGGATAGGACTGGACGATTCAGAAACCGAGGTCGATCCCCAGAACCCAAATCCACGTGGAGCACATGGTCCGGAAAAAGAAGAAGATCCGCTGGAGCTGATCATCAAGAGTTTCAACGAAAGATGGTTTCAGGGCTGGGAAGCCACTCCCGATGAACAACGGGTGAAATTCGTGCAGTTAAGCAAACACATCCAACAACATCCGGATTTTCAAACCAAAGTCGCCGATAACCAGGATCAGCAAAACAGCGACCTCGCACTGCGAAAGATTCTCGAAGAGGTAATGAGGAAACAGCGCAAGAACGAACTCGATCTATACCGCCTCTTCGCCAAAGACGAAGCTTTTAATCAGGCATTTTTCGATACGATGAAGCGGATGGTGAGTGGAAATCAGCAACAAAACCTCTAA
- a CDS encoding IS256 family transposase, translated as MTTEEQQQLEKKALEQFMSGKSLFGKGGAFAPMLKSFIEKALEAEMDSHLNEQERSNGNKRNGKGKKRIKSGYGSFEIDTPQDRQSSFEPDLVKKRQTILADNLSEKIIGLYGLGMSYRDISSHIKEMYDTDISHTVLSQITDRIIPDVKAWQSRPLDSLYCIVWLDAMHYKVKVDGKIEHKALYNILGINKEGYKEVLGMYISESEGANFWLQVLTDLQNRGLEDILIACTDNLKGFTNAILSVFPKTQVQLCIVHQIRNSLKYIASKDQKEFMKDLKKVYRAVNKEVAEDELLGLEEKWGQKYPVVIESWQRNWEELSQYFQFTEPIRKIIYTTNAVEGFHRQIRKVTKTKGAFTNDMSLLKLVYLATRNIEKKWTAPLHNWSLTIQQFYIKFGNRIPLTINISASGISKREIERSDRV; from the coding sequence ATGACAACAGAAGAACAACAACAATTAGAGAAGAAGGCCCTGGAGCAGTTTATGTCGGGCAAGAGTCTTTTCGGTAAGGGCGGTGCTTTTGCGCCTATGCTTAAGAGTTTTATTGAAAAAGCTCTTGAAGCAGAAATGGATTCACATCTTAATGAACAAGAGCGCTCTAATGGCAATAAGCGCAATGGCAAAGGAAAAAAGAGGATAAAGAGTGGCTATGGATCCTTTGAAATTGATACCCCGCAGGATCGTCAAAGCAGTTTTGAACCCGATCTGGTAAAGAAACGCCAGACTATTTTAGCAGATAATCTCTCTGAGAAGATAATAGGCCTCTACGGCCTTGGAATGAGCTATCGTGACATCTCTTCTCACATTAAGGAAATGTATGACACAGACATCTCCCATACGGTTTTAAGCCAGATTACTGACAGGATCATTCCTGATGTAAAAGCATGGCAGAGCCGTCCCCTGGATTCCCTTTATTGCATTGTATGGCTCGATGCCATGCATTACAAAGTGAAGGTAGATGGAAAGATAGAACACAAGGCCCTCTACAACATTCTAGGCATCAACAAAGAGGGATATAAAGAAGTTCTGGGAATGTATATTTCTGAGAGCGAAGGTGCCAACTTCTGGCTTCAGGTGTTGACAGATTTACAAAACCGTGGGCTGGAAGACATCTTGATTGCCTGTACTGATAATCTCAAAGGTTTTACCAATGCTATTCTCAGTGTGTTTCCAAAGACGCAGGTACAACTTTGTATCGTTCATCAAATAAGAAACTCTCTTAAATATATCGCTTCTAAAGACCAGAAGGAATTTATGAAGGACCTTAAAAAGGTCTATCGCGCTGTAAATAAAGAAGTAGCTGAAGATGAACTGCTGGGCCTGGAAGAAAAATGGGGACAGAAGTATCCCGTAGTAATTGAGAGCTGGCAACGCAACTGGGAAGAACTCTCACAGTATTTTCAGTTCACTGAGCCTATCAGAAAGATCATTTATACCACTAATGCCGTTGAGGGCTTCCATCGCCAGATTCGTAAGGTTACAAAGACCAAGGGAGCCTTCACTAATGATATGTCCCTTCTAAAGCTGGTTTATCTGGCTACCAGGAATATCGAAAAGAAATGGACAGCTCCTCTCCATAATTGGAGTCTTACCATTCAGCAATTTTATATTAAATTTGGTAATAGGATACCATTGACCATAAATATCAGTGCCTCTGGAATTAGTAAAAGAGAAATTGAAAGATCAGACAGAGTTTAA